In a single window of the Prionailurus viverrinus isolate Anna chromosome D3, UM_Priviv_1.0, whole genome shotgun sequence genome:
- the SSH1 gene encoding protein phosphatase Slingshot homolog 1 isoform X1, whose amino-acid sequence MALVTLQRSPTPSAASSSASNSELEAGSDEDRKVNLSLSESFFMVKGAALFLQQGNSPQSQRSLQHPHKHAGDLPQHLQIMINLLRCEDRIKLAVRLESAWAERVRYMVVVDSSGRQDTEESILLGVDFSSKESKSCTIGMVLRLWSDTKIHLDGDGGFSVSTAGRMHVFKPVSVQAMWSALQVLHKACEVARRHNYFPGGVALIWATYYESCISSDQSCINEWNAMQDLESTRPDSPALFVDKPTEGERTERLIKAKLRSIMMSQDLENVTSKEIRNELETQMNCNLKEFKEFIDNEMLLILGQMDKPSLIFDHLYLGSEWNASNLEELQGSGVDYILNVTREIDNFFPGLFAYHNIRVYDEETTDLLAHWNEAYHFINKAKRNHSKCLVHCKMGVSRSASTVIAYAMKEFGWPLEKAYNYVKQKRSITRPNAGFMRQLSEYEGILDASKQRHNKLWRQQGDTCLQPPMEDPTGSGDFLPETLDGTPEAQLPCLDDAAQPGFPDSRAPGGAALPCCFRRLSDPLLHPPSGETRSVVHLEDLERDALLEEAAEATEAHRPAAHPQEASGPCEKEVKKKLEFGSPKARSGWSPQVEEMEGEEAPGAGRWGRPPPQLDQSLLNRENLNNNNSKRSCPEDFEHDAIFGILNKVKPSYKSCADCMYPTASGAPEAFRERGENPGAPAICTQPTFLPHLTSSPVAYTSSRARALERLASGPSESLPFLPPAGSRRSDGGGSGAEAVPELPASLSEPSRETQRALPKSLLLKNSHCDKNPPSMEVAKDESPPKKDPKPAKDLRLLFSKEAEKPTTNSYLMQHQESIIQLQKAGLVRKHTKELERLKGTPADPASPSRDGTTSRLEASIPEENPAPPGPLPLPRLSGSDEKSEALPAPLEGAPLKSPTPFLCRLDHTSHFSKDFLKTICYTPTSSSMSSNLTRSSSSDSIHSVRGKPGLVKQRTQEIETRLRLAGLTVSSPLKRSHSLAKLGSLNFSTEDLSGEADASTLADSRDAKLGESSFPCEPRANPRNPAAASPPSGKPASENLRSPLWLSRS is encoded by the exons GTGACCTGCCCCAACATCTTCAAATAATGATCAACCTCCTGCGTTGTGAAGATCGGATCAAGCTG GCCGTGCGCTTGGAGAGCGCCTGGGCGGAGCGGGTCCGGTACATGGTGGTGGTAGACAGCAGCGGGCGCCAGGACACGGAGGAGAGCATCTTGCTGGGAGTCGACTTTTCCAGTAAGGAGAG TAAAAGCTGTACCATCGGGATGGTTCTCCGGCTGTGGAGCGACACGAAAATCCACCTTGACGGAGATGG tgggttcagcgtcaGCACAGCGGGACGGATGCACGTCTTCAAGCCCGTGTCTGTCCAGGCCATGTG gtCTGCCCTGCAGGTCCTTCACAAGGCCTGCGAAGTGGCACGGAGACACAACTACTTCCCCGGCGGCGTGGCTCTCATCTGGGCCACCTACTATGAGAGCTGCATCAGCTCCGATCAGAGCTGCATCAACGAGTGGAACGCCATGCAGGACCTGGAGTCCACGCGGCCCGACTCCCCGGCCCTATTTGTGGACAA GCCAACTGAAGGGGAGAGGACCGAGCGCCTCATCAAAGCCAAGCTCCGGAGCATCATGATGAGCCAGGATCTGGAAAACGTGACCTCAAAAGAA ATCCGTAATGAATTAGAGACGCAGATGAACTGTAACTTGAAAGAATTCAAGGAATTCATAGACAACGAGATGCTCCTTATCTTGGGACAGATGGACAAACCCTCCCTCATCTTCGACCATCTTTATCTC GGCTCTGAATGGAATGCGTCCAATCTGGAGGAGCTGCAGGGCTCAGG TGTTGACTACATTTTAAATGTCACTagagaaatagataattttttcCCTGGCTTATTTGCATATCATAACATCCGAGTCTACGACGAGGAAACAACAGACCTTCTTGCCCACTGGAACGAGGCGTACCATTTTATAAACAAAGCAAA gaGGAACCATTCCAAGTGCCTGGTGCATTGCAAGATGGGTGTCAGCCGATCCGCTTCCACGGTCATAGCCTACGCGATGAAGGAGTTTGGCTGGCCTCTGGAAAAAGCGTACAACTACGTGAAGCAAAAGCGCAGCATTACACGCCCCAACGCGGGCTTTATGAGGCAGCTGTCTGAGTATGAAGGCATCTTGGACGCGAG CAAACAACGACACAACAAGCTGTGGCGCCAGCAGGGCGACACCTGCCTCCAGCCGCCCATGGAGGACCCCACAGGGTCTGGGGACTTCTTGCCGGAGACCCTGGACGGCACCCCAGAGGCCCAGCTGCCCTGCCTGGACGACGCTGCCCAGCCTGGGTTCCCAGACAGCAGGGCCCCAGGAGGAGCCGCCCTCCCCTGCTGCTTCCGGCGACTCTCAGACCCCCTCCTGCATCCCCCCAGCGGCGAGACCCGCAGCGTGGTCCACCTGGAGGACCTGGAGAGGGACGCCCTCCTGGAGGAAGCAGCCGAGGCGACTGAGGCACACAGGCCGGCCGCACATCCCCAGGAAGCTTCCGGACCCTGCGAGAAGGAGGTGAAGAAGAAGCTGGAGTTCGGGAGCCCCAAGGCCCGGAGTGGCTGGTCGCCCCAGGTGGAGGAGATGGAAGGGGAGGAGGCCCCGGGAGCAGGGCGGTGGGGGCGGCCCCCGCCCCAGCTGGACCAAAGCCTGCTTAACCGGGAAAacctgaacaacaacaacagcaagaGGAGCTGTCCGGAGGACTTCGAG CACGATGCTATATTCGGGATCCTTAACAAGGTGAAGCCTTCCTACAAATCCTGTGCCGACTGCATGTACCCTACAGCCAGCGGGGCTCCTGAGGCCTTCAGGGAGCGGGGCGAGAACCCCGGTGCCCCCGCCATCTGTACCCAGCCGACCTTCCTGCCCCACCTCACATCTTCCCCTGTGGCCTACACGTCCAGCAGGGCCCGAGCTTTAGAGAGACTGGCCTCTGGCCCAAGCGAAAGTCTCCCTTTCCTACCACCAGCAGGCTCGAGGAGGTCAGACGGTGGTGGCTCTGGGGCTGAAGCTGTCCCAGAGCTACCAGCTAGCCTTTCGGAACCTTCCAGAGAAACCCAAAGAGCCCTGCCAAAGTCCCTCCTTTTGAAGAACTCTCACTGTGATAAGAACCCTCCAAGCATGGAAGTGGCGAAGGATGAATCCCCACCCAAGAAAGATCCGAAGCCAGCCAAGGACCTGCGGCTTCTGTTCAGTAAAGAAGCTGAGAAACCAACCACCAACAGCTACTTGATGCAGCACCAGGAATCCATCATTCAGCTGCAGAAGGCGGGCTTGGTCCGGAAGCACACCAAAGAACTGGAGAGGTTAAAGGGCACGCCCGCAGACCCGGCTTCTCCCTCCAGGGACGGCACGACCAGCAGGCTGGAGGCCAGCATCCCCGAGGAGAACCCCGCTCCGCCGGGGCCCCTGCCGCTGCCTCGCCTCTCTGGGAGTGACGAGAAGTCAGAGGCCCTCCCCGCTCCACTTGAAGGAGCCCCACTCAAGAgtcccacccccttcctctgccGCCTGGATCACACCAGTCATTTCTCAAAAGACTTCCTGAAGACGATCTGCtacacccccacctcctcctccatgaGCTCCAACCTGACCCGGAGCTCCAGCAGCGACAGCATCCACAGCGTCCGAGGCAAGCCCGGGCTCGTGAAGCAGCGGACGCAGGAGATCGAGACCCGTCTCCGGCTGGCGGGCCTCACCGTTTCCTCCCCGCTGAAACGCTCACACTCTCTGGCCAAGCTCGGAAGTCTCAACTTCTCGACAGAGGACCTGTCCGGTGAGGCGGACGCGTCCACCCTCGCCGACTCCCGGGACGCTAAGTTGGGCGAGTCTTCCTTCCCTTGTGAGCCCCGGGCAAACCCAAGGAACCCAGCTGCAGCCTCTCCGCCATCAGGGAAACCCGCTTCAGAAAACTTGAGAAGCCCCTTGTGGCTGAGCAGGAGCTGA
- the SSH1 gene encoding protein phosphatase Slingshot homolog 1 isoform X2, giving the protein MALVTLQRSPTPSAASSSASNSELEAGSDEDRKVNLSLSESFFMVKGAALFLQQGNSPQSQRSLQHPHKHAGDLPQHLQIMINLLRCEDRIKLAVRLESAWAERVRYMVVVDSSGRQDTEESILLGVDFSSKESGFSVSTAGRMHVFKPVSVQAMWSALQVLHKACEVARRHNYFPGGVALIWATYYESCISSDQSCINEWNAMQDLESTRPDSPALFVDKPTEGERTERLIKAKLRSIMMSQDLENVTSKEIRNELETQMNCNLKEFKEFIDNEMLLILGQMDKPSLIFDHLYLGSEWNASNLEELQGSGVDYILNVTREIDNFFPGLFAYHNIRVYDEETTDLLAHWNEAYHFINKAKRNHSKCLVHCKMGVSRSASTVIAYAMKEFGWPLEKAYNYVKQKRSITRPNAGFMRQLSEYEGILDASKQRHNKLWRQQGDTCLQPPMEDPTGSGDFLPETLDGTPEAQLPCLDDAAQPGFPDSRAPGGAALPCCFRRLSDPLLHPPSGETRSVVHLEDLERDALLEEAAEATEAHRPAAHPQEASGPCEKEVKKKLEFGSPKARSGWSPQVEEMEGEEAPGAGRWGRPPPQLDQSLLNRENLNNNNSKRSCPEDFEHDAIFGILNKVKPSYKSCADCMYPTASGAPEAFRERGENPGAPAICTQPTFLPHLTSSPVAYTSSRARALERLASGPSESLPFLPPAGSRRSDGGGSGAEAVPELPASLSEPSRETQRALPKSLLLKNSHCDKNPPSMEVAKDESPPKKDPKPAKDLRLLFSKEAEKPTTNSYLMQHQESIIQLQKAGLVRKHTKELERLKGTPADPASPSRDGTTSRLEASIPEENPAPPGPLPLPRLSGSDEKSEALPAPLEGAPLKSPTPFLCRLDHTSHFSKDFLKTICYTPTSSSMSSNLTRSSSSDSIHSVRGKPGLVKQRTQEIETRLRLAGLTVSSPLKRSHSLAKLGSLNFSTEDLSGEADASTLADSRDAKLGESSFPCEPRANPRNPAAASPPSGKPASENLRSPLWLSRS; this is encoded by the exons GTGACCTGCCCCAACATCTTCAAATAATGATCAACCTCCTGCGTTGTGAAGATCGGATCAAGCTG GCCGTGCGCTTGGAGAGCGCCTGGGCGGAGCGGGTCCGGTACATGGTGGTGGTAGACAGCAGCGGGCGCCAGGACACGGAGGAGAGCATCTTGCTGGGAGTCGACTTTTCCAGTAAGGAGAG tgggttcagcgtcaGCACAGCGGGACGGATGCACGTCTTCAAGCCCGTGTCTGTCCAGGCCATGTG gtCTGCCCTGCAGGTCCTTCACAAGGCCTGCGAAGTGGCACGGAGACACAACTACTTCCCCGGCGGCGTGGCTCTCATCTGGGCCACCTACTATGAGAGCTGCATCAGCTCCGATCAGAGCTGCATCAACGAGTGGAACGCCATGCAGGACCTGGAGTCCACGCGGCCCGACTCCCCGGCCCTATTTGTGGACAA GCCAACTGAAGGGGAGAGGACCGAGCGCCTCATCAAAGCCAAGCTCCGGAGCATCATGATGAGCCAGGATCTGGAAAACGTGACCTCAAAAGAA ATCCGTAATGAATTAGAGACGCAGATGAACTGTAACTTGAAAGAATTCAAGGAATTCATAGACAACGAGATGCTCCTTATCTTGGGACAGATGGACAAACCCTCCCTCATCTTCGACCATCTTTATCTC GGCTCTGAATGGAATGCGTCCAATCTGGAGGAGCTGCAGGGCTCAGG TGTTGACTACATTTTAAATGTCACTagagaaatagataattttttcCCTGGCTTATTTGCATATCATAACATCCGAGTCTACGACGAGGAAACAACAGACCTTCTTGCCCACTGGAACGAGGCGTACCATTTTATAAACAAAGCAAA gaGGAACCATTCCAAGTGCCTGGTGCATTGCAAGATGGGTGTCAGCCGATCCGCTTCCACGGTCATAGCCTACGCGATGAAGGAGTTTGGCTGGCCTCTGGAAAAAGCGTACAACTACGTGAAGCAAAAGCGCAGCATTACACGCCCCAACGCGGGCTTTATGAGGCAGCTGTCTGAGTATGAAGGCATCTTGGACGCGAG CAAACAACGACACAACAAGCTGTGGCGCCAGCAGGGCGACACCTGCCTCCAGCCGCCCATGGAGGACCCCACAGGGTCTGGGGACTTCTTGCCGGAGACCCTGGACGGCACCCCAGAGGCCCAGCTGCCCTGCCTGGACGACGCTGCCCAGCCTGGGTTCCCAGACAGCAGGGCCCCAGGAGGAGCCGCCCTCCCCTGCTGCTTCCGGCGACTCTCAGACCCCCTCCTGCATCCCCCCAGCGGCGAGACCCGCAGCGTGGTCCACCTGGAGGACCTGGAGAGGGACGCCCTCCTGGAGGAAGCAGCCGAGGCGACTGAGGCACACAGGCCGGCCGCACATCCCCAGGAAGCTTCCGGACCCTGCGAGAAGGAGGTGAAGAAGAAGCTGGAGTTCGGGAGCCCCAAGGCCCGGAGTGGCTGGTCGCCCCAGGTGGAGGAGATGGAAGGGGAGGAGGCCCCGGGAGCAGGGCGGTGGGGGCGGCCCCCGCCCCAGCTGGACCAAAGCCTGCTTAACCGGGAAAacctgaacaacaacaacagcaagaGGAGCTGTCCGGAGGACTTCGAG CACGATGCTATATTCGGGATCCTTAACAAGGTGAAGCCTTCCTACAAATCCTGTGCCGACTGCATGTACCCTACAGCCAGCGGGGCTCCTGAGGCCTTCAGGGAGCGGGGCGAGAACCCCGGTGCCCCCGCCATCTGTACCCAGCCGACCTTCCTGCCCCACCTCACATCTTCCCCTGTGGCCTACACGTCCAGCAGGGCCCGAGCTTTAGAGAGACTGGCCTCTGGCCCAAGCGAAAGTCTCCCTTTCCTACCACCAGCAGGCTCGAGGAGGTCAGACGGTGGTGGCTCTGGGGCTGAAGCTGTCCCAGAGCTACCAGCTAGCCTTTCGGAACCTTCCAGAGAAACCCAAAGAGCCCTGCCAAAGTCCCTCCTTTTGAAGAACTCTCACTGTGATAAGAACCCTCCAAGCATGGAAGTGGCGAAGGATGAATCCCCACCCAAGAAAGATCCGAAGCCAGCCAAGGACCTGCGGCTTCTGTTCAGTAAAGAAGCTGAGAAACCAACCACCAACAGCTACTTGATGCAGCACCAGGAATCCATCATTCAGCTGCAGAAGGCGGGCTTGGTCCGGAAGCACACCAAAGAACTGGAGAGGTTAAAGGGCACGCCCGCAGACCCGGCTTCTCCCTCCAGGGACGGCACGACCAGCAGGCTGGAGGCCAGCATCCCCGAGGAGAACCCCGCTCCGCCGGGGCCCCTGCCGCTGCCTCGCCTCTCTGGGAGTGACGAGAAGTCAGAGGCCCTCCCCGCTCCACTTGAAGGAGCCCCACTCAAGAgtcccacccccttcctctgccGCCTGGATCACACCAGTCATTTCTCAAAAGACTTCCTGAAGACGATCTGCtacacccccacctcctcctccatgaGCTCCAACCTGACCCGGAGCTCCAGCAGCGACAGCATCCACAGCGTCCGAGGCAAGCCCGGGCTCGTGAAGCAGCGGACGCAGGAGATCGAGACCCGTCTCCGGCTGGCGGGCCTCACCGTTTCCTCCCCGCTGAAACGCTCACACTCTCTGGCCAAGCTCGGAAGTCTCAACTTCTCGACAGAGGACCTGTCCGGTGAGGCGGACGCGTCCACCCTCGCCGACTCCCGGGACGCTAAGTTGGGCGAGTCTTCCTTCCCTTGTGAGCCCCGGGCAAACCCAAGGAACCCAGCTGCAGCCTCTCCGCCATCAGGGAAACCCGCTTCAGAAAACTTGAGAAGCCCCTTGTGGCTGAGCAGGAGCTGA
- the SSH1 gene encoding protein phosphatase Slingshot homolog 1 isoform X4 — MINLLRCEDRIKLAVRLESAWAERVRYMVVVDSSGRQDTEESILLGVDFSSKESKSCTIGMVLRLWSDTKIHLDGDGGFSVSTAGRMHVFKPVSVQAMWSALQVLHKACEVARRHNYFPGGVALIWATYYESCISSDQSCINEWNAMQDLESTRPDSPALFVDKPTEGERTERLIKAKLRSIMMSQDLENVTSKEIRNELETQMNCNLKEFKEFIDNEMLLILGQMDKPSLIFDHLYLGSEWNASNLEELQGSGVDYILNVTREIDNFFPGLFAYHNIRVYDEETTDLLAHWNEAYHFINKAKRNHSKCLVHCKMGVSRSASTVIAYAMKEFGWPLEKAYNYVKQKRSITRPNAGFMRQLSEYEGILDASKQRHNKLWRQQGDTCLQPPMEDPTGSGDFLPETLDGTPEAQLPCLDDAAQPGFPDSRAPGGAALPCCFRRLSDPLLHPPSGETRSVVHLEDLERDALLEEAAEATEAHRPAAHPQEASGPCEKEVKKKLEFGSPKARSGWSPQVEEMEGEEAPGAGRWGRPPPQLDQSLLNRENLNNNNSKRSCPEDFEHDAIFGILNKVKPSYKSCADCMYPTASGAPEAFRERGENPGAPAICTQPTFLPHLTSSPVAYTSSRARALERLASGPSESLPFLPPAGSRRSDGGGSGAEAVPELPASLSEPSRETQRALPKSLLLKNSHCDKNPPSMEVAKDESPPKKDPKPAKDLRLLFSKEAEKPTTNSYLMQHQESIIQLQKAGLVRKHTKELERLKGTPADPASPSRDGTTSRLEASIPEENPAPPGPLPLPRLSGSDEKSEALPAPLEGAPLKSPTPFLCRLDHTSHFSKDFLKTICYTPTSSSMSSNLTRSSSSDSIHSVRGKPGLVKQRTQEIETRLRLAGLTVSSPLKRSHSLAKLGSLNFSTEDLSGEADASTLADSRDAKLGESSFPCEPRANPRNPAAASPPSGKPASENLRSPLWLSRS; from the exons ATGATCAACCTCCTGCGTTGTGAAGATCGGATCAAGCTG GCCGTGCGCTTGGAGAGCGCCTGGGCGGAGCGGGTCCGGTACATGGTGGTGGTAGACAGCAGCGGGCGCCAGGACACGGAGGAGAGCATCTTGCTGGGAGTCGACTTTTCCAGTAAGGAGAG TAAAAGCTGTACCATCGGGATGGTTCTCCGGCTGTGGAGCGACACGAAAATCCACCTTGACGGAGATGG tgggttcagcgtcaGCACAGCGGGACGGATGCACGTCTTCAAGCCCGTGTCTGTCCAGGCCATGTG gtCTGCCCTGCAGGTCCTTCACAAGGCCTGCGAAGTGGCACGGAGACACAACTACTTCCCCGGCGGCGTGGCTCTCATCTGGGCCACCTACTATGAGAGCTGCATCAGCTCCGATCAGAGCTGCATCAACGAGTGGAACGCCATGCAGGACCTGGAGTCCACGCGGCCCGACTCCCCGGCCCTATTTGTGGACAA GCCAACTGAAGGGGAGAGGACCGAGCGCCTCATCAAAGCCAAGCTCCGGAGCATCATGATGAGCCAGGATCTGGAAAACGTGACCTCAAAAGAA ATCCGTAATGAATTAGAGACGCAGATGAACTGTAACTTGAAAGAATTCAAGGAATTCATAGACAACGAGATGCTCCTTATCTTGGGACAGATGGACAAACCCTCCCTCATCTTCGACCATCTTTATCTC GGCTCTGAATGGAATGCGTCCAATCTGGAGGAGCTGCAGGGCTCAGG TGTTGACTACATTTTAAATGTCACTagagaaatagataattttttcCCTGGCTTATTTGCATATCATAACATCCGAGTCTACGACGAGGAAACAACAGACCTTCTTGCCCACTGGAACGAGGCGTACCATTTTATAAACAAAGCAAA gaGGAACCATTCCAAGTGCCTGGTGCATTGCAAGATGGGTGTCAGCCGATCCGCTTCCACGGTCATAGCCTACGCGATGAAGGAGTTTGGCTGGCCTCTGGAAAAAGCGTACAACTACGTGAAGCAAAAGCGCAGCATTACACGCCCCAACGCGGGCTTTATGAGGCAGCTGTCTGAGTATGAAGGCATCTTGGACGCGAG CAAACAACGACACAACAAGCTGTGGCGCCAGCAGGGCGACACCTGCCTCCAGCCGCCCATGGAGGACCCCACAGGGTCTGGGGACTTCTTGCCGGAGACCCTGGACGGCACCCCAGAGGCCCAGCTGCCCTGCCTGGACGACGCTGCCCAGCCTGGGTTCCCAGACAGCAGGGCCCCAGGAGGAGCCGCCCTCCCCTGCTGCTTCCGGCGACTCTCAGACCCCCTCCTGCATCCCCCCAGCGGCGAGACCCGCAGCGTGGTCCACCTGGAGGACCTGGAGAGGGACGCCCTCCTGGAGGAAGCAGCCGAGGCGACTGAGGCACACAGGCCGGCCGCACATCCCCAGGAAGCTTCCGGACCCTGCGAGAAGGAGGTGAAGAAGAAGCTGGAGTTCGGGAGCCCCAAGGCCCGGAGTGGCTGGTCGCCCCAGGTGGAGGAGATGGAAGGGGAGGAGGCCCCGGGAGCAGGGCGGTGGGGGCGGCCCCCGCCCCAGCTGGACCAAAGCCTGCTTAACCGGGAAAacctgaacaacaacaacagcaagaGGAGCTGTCCGGAGGACTTCGAG CACGATGCTATATTCGGGATCCTTAACAAGGTGAAGCCTTCCTACAAATCCTGTGCCGACTGCATGTACCCTACAGCCAGCGGGGCTCCTGAGGCCTTCAGGGAGCGGGGCGAGAACCCCGGTGCCCCCGCCATCTGTACCCAGCCGACCTTCCTGCCCCACCTCACATCTTCCCCTGTGGCCTACACGTCCAGCAGGGCCCGAGCTTTAGAGAGACTGGCCTCTGGCCCAAGCGAAAGTCTCCCTTTCCTACCACCAGCAGGCTCGAGGAGGTCAGACGGTGGTGGCTCTGGGGCTGAAGCTGTCCCAGAGCTACCAGCTAGCCTTTCGGAACCTTCCAGAGAAACCCAAAGAGCCCTGCCAAAGTCCCTCCTTTTGAAGAACTCTCACTGTGATAAGAACCCTCCAAGCATGGAAGTGGCGAAGGATGAATCCCCACCCAAGAAAGATCCGAAGCCAGCCAAGGACCTGCGGCTTCTGTTCAGTAAAGAAGCTGAGAAACCAACCACCAACAGCTACTTGATGCAGCACCAGGAATCCATCATTCAGCTGCAGAAGGCGGGCTTGGTCCGGAAGCACACCAAAGAACTGGAGAGGTTAAAGGGCACGCCCGCAGACCCGGCTTCTCCCTCCAGGGACGGCACGACCAGCAGGCTGGAGGCCAGCATCCCCGAGGAGAACCCCGCTCCGCCGGGGCCCCTGCCGCTGCCTCGCCTCTCTGGGAGTGACGAGAAGTCAGAGGCCCTCCCCGCTCCACTTGAAGGAGCCCCACTCAAGAgtcccacccccttcctctgccGCCTGGATCACACCAGTCATTTCTCAAAAGACTTCCTGAAGACGATCTGCtacacccccacctcctcctccatgaGCTCCAACCTGACCCGGAGCTCCAGCAGCGACAGCATCCACAGCGTCCGAGGCAAGCCCGGGCTCGTGAAGCAGCGGACGCAGGAGATCGAGACCCGTCTCCGGCTGGCGGGCCTCACCGTTTCCTCCCCGCTGAAACGCTCACACTCTCTGGCCAAGCTCGGAAGTCTCAACTTCTCGACAGAGGACCTGTCCGGTGAGGCGGACGCGTCCACCCTCGCCGACTCCCGGGACGCTAAGTTGGGCGAGTCTTCCTTCCCTTGTGAGCCCCGGGCAAACCCAAGGAACCCAGCTGCAGCCTCTCCGCCATCAGGGAAACCCGCTTCAGAAAACTTGAGAAGCCCCTTGTGGCTGAGCAGGAGCTGA